One genomic region from Candidatus Xiphinematobacter sp. encodes:
- a CDS encoding polyprenyl synthetase family protein, giving the protein MELTHYLAEKARLIDKALDDSLPHPSIKPESLHRAMRYSLFVGGKRLRPILCIAACEICGGEAKDALPAAVALECVHTYSLIHDDLPCLDNDNFRRGCHTTHKVFGEAIALLAGDALLTLAFEILAKARPTLRYAPQVFLSELSHAAGSRKLIAGQVADLEGEGKKCKLSELRFIHRCKTSAMIVVSLRLGAMTANATPSKLASLTTFGANLGLAFQIVDDILDVTQTTEWLGKSAGKDTVARKATFPAYMGVKASRREAARLTHNARRAIRSFGCRARLLKKLALFLLGRKS; this is encoded by the coding sequence ATGGAACTAACTCACTATCTTGCCGAGAAGGCTCGCTTGATAGACAAAGCGCTAGACGACTCATTGCCTCATCCATCTATTAAGCCAGAGAGCTTGCATCGTGCCATGCGCTACAGTCTTTTTGTGGGAGGAAAGCGTCTACGTCCCATTTTATGCATAGCTGCCTGTGAAATTTGTGGTGGAGAAGCAAAGGACGCCCTGCCAGCAGCCGTTGCCCTTGAGTGTGTTCATACCTATTCGCTCATTCATGACGATCTGCCTTGCTTGGACAATGACAATTTTCGCCGTGGTTGTCACACTACCCATAAGGTGTTCGGTGAGGCCATTGCCCTCTTAGCCGGAGATGCCTTATTGACGCTTGCATTTGAAATTCTTGCGAAGGCGCGTCCTACACTACGTTATGCTCCTCAGGTATTTCTATCTGAGCTTTCCCATGCTGCCGGCAGCCGCAAGCTCATTGCTGGACAGGTAGCAGATCTAGAAGGAGAGGGAAAAAAGTGTAAGCTCTCGGAGCTTCGTTTCATTCATCGGTGTAAGACATCCGCAATGATCGTTGTCTCTCTACGTCTTGGTGCTATGACCGCTAATGCGACACCATCAAAGCTCGCTTCACTTACAACATTTGGCGCAAACCTTGGCCTCGCCTTCCAGATTGTTGACGACATTCTCGATGTCACCCAGACTACTGAGTGGCTTGGAAAAAGTGCGGGCAAGGACACTGTCGCTAGAAAGGCCACCTTTCCTGCCTACATGGGGGTCAAGGCTTCAAGGAGGGAGGCCGCGCGTCTCACTCACAACGCGCGCCGTGCCATTAGATCTTTTGGGTGCAGGGCCAGGCTCCTAAAGAAGCTGGCGCTCTTTTTGTTGGGACGTAAGAGCTAG